The genomic region GGGGCAGCGGCTGTCGCTGGTGGACGACGGCGGCGCGGGGTTCGATCCCGTCCCGTGGGAGCGCAGCCCCGTTCCCACCGAGTGCCAGGTGCGCGGGCTGGGGCCGATCGTGCTGAGCGTCCCCAGCATCACCGAGACGGACGCGGTGCTGACGCGCGCGCTTGAGATGCGCCGCGTGCGCGACTACGCGCACGATTCCGCGCAGCCGAACGTGCACGTGTACGAGATGGGCGGGGGCGGCCCGCACGCGGAGCTGCACGTGGCGGTGCAGCCGGACCTTCCCGTCGCCCGGCAGGGCGCGGGGGGCGTGCACCACGTGGCGTTCCGCACGCCGAACGAGGACGAGTACCACGCGTGGACGGCGCGGCTGAACTCGCTCGGCATCCCCAACAGCGGCGAGATCGACCGCTACTGGTTCCGCAGCCTGTACTTCCGCGAGCCCAACGGGATCCTGTTCGAGATCGCCACCGACGGCCCCGGCTTCGCGGTCGACGAGGACGCGTCGGCGCTGGGCGAGAAGGTGGTGCT from Longimicrobium sp. harbors:
- a CDS encoding ring-cleaving dioxygenase; this translates as MELTGIHHLTAISANIRENHRFYTQVMGMRLVKRSVNQDDVSAYHLFYADGAGSPGTDLTFFDWPVPPERRGTHSISRTHLRVRGRDALEWWERRLREHGVSAREVGERDGRAVLDFEDPEGQRLSLVDDGGAGFDPVPWERSPVPTECQVRGLGPIVLSVPSITETDAVLTRALEMRRVRDYAHDSAQPNVHVYEMGGGGPHAELHVAVQPDLPVARQGAGGVHHVAFRTPNEDEYHAWTARLNSLGIPNSGEIDRYWFRSLYFREPNGILFEIATDGPGFAVDEDASALGEKVVLPPFLEPHRAAIVANLKPID